CTGCGAACAGGGACTGTCCTCGCTCTCAGTGTCCGGTGacccagcactgtgcctggctcAGTTAGGAGCCTAGATGATGTCTGAACATTGACGCAGGCATCACTGCCATCCTGTCCTCacctcttctcccctttctcctccccgAGTGGATGCTGATAGAGGGAGTGCACTTTGGCAGTTAAGAGCTCAGCTTCTGGGTTTAGGCAAACTTTGACTCTGCCATTCACTGCCTATTTAATATGTCCCAGCCtcactttccacatctgtaaaatgggaatgatggggAGGGAACACTCTTAGCCCAGAGTTTGGCACAaaataggcatttaataaataatgtcTGTAAATGTTTATGATGGTCGTGATTCACtctcagactttttttctttttcggccTCGCCGCCCCGGCAGTGCGAACGccaagtcctaaacactggactgccagggaattccctcaggtGTGATTTAAGGGCTGTAAGCTTATCTTAAGTGGCAAGTGGGTCACCACCGCTCTCTTCCAGATAGATGCGACATCTACATCTCTTCCACTCTCGCTCAATCCTGCACCTGTAGGCGCCTTCCTGGGCTTTGGGGGTGTGGCCGGGAGTCCAGGCATCAGATTTACCTGTGTACAGCGCCTGGCAATTTGCAGGGGCTCAGGAGGCATTAGCCCCTGCTCCAGCCACCAACACTGCTGTCACTCCTCTTCCTATccccagcctcagtctccccacagACAGTTGCTTCACAGCCACCCCATGAGGTACCAAGGCAGAGTTCAAAGTGTGTCCGCTCCCACCATCTCTGACACTGTCCTTAGAATATACCCAGAGGCTCCCCTCCCCAGGACAATGCCGGGATCCAGAAGGCCTAGAGGAAGCTGTCGGGGAAGTCCCCACATTCCACAGCCCAGACACCATCACAGCACAAGTCCAGATTAGCTCCATAGGGGAGATGACCCATCCTGGAGGCTGCCGCCCTTACCTGCCCCGGAGGGCTGGTGACAGGACTAGTCCTGGGAATTCAGATCTGGCCCTGGTCTGCCACCAAGTGGCTGTGTGGCTTTAGGACCCCTGACAGGCGTAGGGAGGAAGACCGCTGAGAGCACAATTGCAGGAGAATCGCTCCACTCTCACTAGAGGCACAAAAGTCTTCATCTAGATCCCCAAAGGGGTCCCCACCCACCTCAGGAGGGTGGGTATAGCCAGACCAGGTCCTTCTGTGAAGGACTGTTAGCGCCTCCCTTTCCAGGCCCGTTTCCACCGGTGAGAGGGACAGATGCTCCCTTGGTCGGGGCAAGGGAAGGGGGTAACTGCATGTCTAAATGAAGATGCTCAGAACGGCCCCTCCCTCACCGCTGTCCAGTCCTCAGGAAGGCTCACACCCCACCGACCCAGCAAGACCAGAGCTACCCACttgcacccctccctgccccagagcACCCCCAAACTGGCCACTCAAGCACACACTGCAGACTTTGtagctgtttttattattaatattatcttCTCCTTTAAGCATCCCTTTAAGGGTGAAATGAAATCCAACCATTTACAGAGAAAATGATTTCAGAATGTACATATTGATTTTCccttacaaaaaaaataatactattattattattggtgtcCTTAAATTACACATTTCCCAGGACCCTGCCCGCTGCTTGGGCAAGTCCTGTCTCCCCACCCTGTCACCTTTGTCCCCAAAGCTCTTCCACACCTGCCCATGGGAACCAACATGATCCGAGGTGTGCTGGGCCTCCTTGAGTCTGGAGGCCATAGGGCGGGTGGTTCCCAGAGAAAGCAAGCTGGCTACGGCGCCAGGGCCAGCAGTGCACTGGCGCTCACATTCACAGTTTGGTTTCCCTTCATACTGGGGGAGTGGCCCAGGGCTCCCCTGCCCCCGAAATTCCCAGTGTCTGACGTGCCTATAAGTGAAACTCTTCAACCCCACGCCTTGGCCCCCACAGCCCGCTGGAAGCCGTGCGCTCCGCTCCGTGGCCAGGCCTCCACTTGGCGGTGACCGTGAATGCGCCCGGCCCTCCTGGGTCTGAGAGGGAAGGTGGGGCCTGGCAGGTCTGAGctcctcccctctgccttcccctgCCCCTGAGCTGGTGAACTGGAGGCCAGGGACCCCTGACAGCCTGGACAGGGGCATCCCTTCAGCAGCAGAGGGTGCCAGGGGCATAGGGTGAGGAAGCTGTCAAGGAggggggccctgggctggggctcAGGCACGAGTCAGAAGCCCCCAGAGACTGCCTGCCCGGCGGGGAGCAGAGGTGGCTGGAGGTGAGGCCAGGTCACCCTGGCCTGGGTGACCCAGAGCCACAGGGACACCCGGACCTCTTGAGCCCCTTAGCTGCAAGAGGGGCCAGAGAGAAGGGGGCTGCTCTACCTCCAAGGGAAGGGTTCCCTCGGGACACCCCCTCAGTGGGAGGGACAGTGGGGGCAACAGAGACCCCCATACCTGCTTCACACCCGCCCGCCCGAGGCTGCTCTGCGGCCAGCTCCCCGAGCCACACCCATGCCGGGCGCCTCCCCAGGCAGAGCTATGGCAAAGGAGACGCCCTCCTCTCCCGACCCATCAGGAAACCCCCAATAAGACACCCCAAGAAAGTCCCGGCTGGTGGCTGGAGGGGctgggatggagggaaggggcCAGGGGGTCGTGGTGGGCTCTCAGCCCTACAGCACTCTGGTCGGGAGGATTCTCATTCCTTGGActgaaagacagacagacagacagatggacccAACATCCCCTTTAGCCTGGCTTTCCGGTCTCCCCAGCTTGCTTTCTGCCTCAGTCATTTCGGGAAGTTGCAGGAGGTGTGGCCCCAGGCTCCAGGTCTCGGGAAGGGTGGCCTGGGCCCTGCTTCCACATCCACACACAAGCATATATGTACAGGGACGCACCAACACAGTCACGTACAAGTATACAGCAAGCATGCACCCATgcccataaatacacacacacacacacacacacacacacacacacacacgcacgcacaaaCACGTACAGTTCCATGGCAGGCTCTGCGATCTGGCATCACTGGGTAAACATCTGAGGGGGCCTCGGGGAGGGGGCGTCTCTCCCGGCCCACAGCGGCAGGCTCTCACtgcaccccagccctgggctggcagtgaggggggcaggggcaggtttCAGGAGCTCTGAACATGTGAGCAGGATCTACAACTACAACAgtcatttctccctctcccctcctccccttgtgCCAGAGATGCTCCTGTACCCATAtccatcctctcctcctccttcctttaaTAAATGAGCAGGGCAGCCCAGCTGAAAACTACTTTTCCCGCTTCCCTTGCAGCTAcctgtggccatgtgactaagtccTGGCCAGTGAGATGCCATCGGAAGTGACTGTGCCACCTCTGGCTCATGCTCTTAACAGGAAGGGTGTGCACTTCCATGCCTTTTTCTGGTTCCCTCAGACACGGATGCACATGTGATGGTGGGAGCTCGAGCAACCACTCTACCCAGAATTGGAAAGTGTGATGAAGGAAAGCAGAGCTGCCCTACCAGATCCAGACAACCTCCCTCTGGAGAGTTAAGTTAGAAACAAGCTTCTGTCTGCTTAAACCACTGTATTTGGGGGTCTCTTAATTACAGCAGCATAGAATCTACTCTAACAATACATCCCCCTCCCCCACGAGGCAACTAAGGAATGAGATAACATACAACTGGCCTTAATGTCCCTCTTGGGCCCAGGGCAACCTCATGGCCCCTTCCTGGCCCCTAGCCAGCCCCAAGGAGGGGCACATGGGTGACTCCACCTGAGATGGTGGAGAGCTGGGGCTGTGGGTTCCAGTGGGAAGGGGTGATGGGGGAGGAGGAGCTCCTCCCCCAGGGCTGACTTACTAGGCTGGCTGACAGTCCCATCCCACCCTGAGAACTGGACTCCTGGTCTTGCAACGACTGGGTGGGCAGCCCACAAGACAGCGATATCAAAAGTAAGAAGGAATGTCAAGGCCAGGTTTGGAACCAAAAGGAAGACTTCCCAGGCTTCCCCAGGCCCCACACCTGTGTCAGGTCcggaggggctgggggcacaggGCCATCCGTGCAGTGTGTCCTGTGGGGCAGCGGGGTGGAGGTCCCTGCTCCCTCTGGCCCAGCACTCCTGAGGACACTACAAAGCATCCACCCGGGCTTCCTTCCAGCTGCCACTTCTCATCCCCTCCGACCTTGGTGTCCCTTCTTCCTCCTGGGCCCAAATGCATCTATTTACAGAGCCCTGGGATCTCCCGGCATCCCCCTTTCCCACTGCAGGTCCAAAGCCCCAGGAGGCCGAATGGTGGGCTTCTCCCCGGAGGGGACCGTAGCTCCCACTTGGCTGCCCTAGGGAGTTCCTGCaggctcccttccccaccctcccccgctccccagTAACCACCGTGCACTCTCCGTTGGCACCTCCGGGCTGCAGCACTCTTGGAGGGGTGAAAGGGCCTGCTCTCCTCTCCTGATGAGGAAGGATGTTTTCTGAGCTCACGGGCCTGACCCTGGATTCACAAGGGCTTGAGTAGGAAAGACTCCCCCACCTATCCACTCCTGGTTCTCTTAAGAGCCACCCAGACGGCGGAAGGAGACAGGAAGGTAACAGGGCGGCAGCCGCCCACCCCCCTACCCTGGCCACCGGCCCTATAAGATCATGCAGCCTTAGCCTTCAACCACGTCCAATTTGCTCCTGGAGGGCGGCCTTCCCTCCGGACGCTTGCTCCGCCGCCCACCGTCTGCTGTGCTCTTGGGCTCCTGATAGGGGTTGTCCAGCAAGTAGCGGAACTGGTGGTAGTTCTTGAGCAGGTACTTAGGGGCATACATGTGTTCGCTGGGGTCGGCCGGCGGGTACTCCTGCTGCGTGCCGTCGAACCAGCCCCCTGTGCGGATCAAGCTCCGGATGTAATTGAGGTCCCGCTTGTCCTCGTAGTCACCCCAGCGGGGGAAGTCGCCGTTCTGGGCGGACACCAGCTTGAAGTAGATGCCCTCAGGCGTGAAGCACCAGGAACAGTGCCAGCCGGCGAAGTGCAGGGGGCTGCCCAGCGACCACTGCACCAGGATGTGGCCCGTGCGGTTCTCGTACTGGCGGAAGTTGGGCATGGTGTAGTACTGGCGGCGCCGCAGGCGGATGCCGTCCAGCCCGTACACCGTCTGCAGCATGTCCACCGTGCAGCCCGACACCACCTCTAGGGTGCCCGGCTGCTTCCAGAAGAAGCCGTACAGTGACTTGCGCATATGGAAGGCGAAGGGCTCCGTCCAGCCGTCGTAGAGCTTGAGAAAGAGCACGCCGTCGCGAGCAGGGATCTCGTCGGCGTCGTCGATGATGAAGACGTCATCGGGCCGCAGGTTGCGCAGCCGCGACACGCCATCCTGCGTCAGGAAGGTGCGCAGGTAGTCGTCGGCGATCCAGCCGTCCTGCCGCCCGCCCAGCGGGAAGTGGTCCAGGAAGACGTAGAGCACCTTGTGCCGGATGTACTCGAAGGTGCCGTTGGTCAGCATCTCGCGGAACTTGAGCGGCCGCGGCTCCCCGTAGGCCGTGAAGTTGGACTCGCACACCACGAAGGCGTCCACCACGTCGCCCAGCTCATGGAAGCGCACGTCCAGCAGGTCGAACTCATGGTTGATGTTGATGGCGTTGATGACCCTCCGTGGCACCTCCCGGGGCACCAGGCGCTCCTTGGTGGGCAGGTTGGAGTACTGCACCACGGTGGGCACGCCGCAGCTCGGCCCGTGCCAGCCAGGGAGGCACACGCACTCCACCCACTTGCGCCGCGCGCCGCGCCCCCCCGGCCGTTCCCGGGCGCTCAGCAGCTGCCGGCCCGGGCCCCGCGCCGACGCGCCTTCGCCCgcctctgccttctcctctggCCGCCCTGATGGCGGCTTCTCCAGCGTCTTG
The Globicephala melas chromosome 10, mGloMel1.2, whole genome shotgun sequence genome window above contains:
- the MGAT3 gene encoding beta-1,4-mannosyl-glycoprotein 4-beta-N-acetylglucosaminyltransferase, whose translation is MKMRRYKLFLMFCMAGLCLISFLHFFKTLSYVTFPRELASLSPNLVSSFFWNNAPVTPQASPEPGSPDLLRTPLYSHSPLLQPLSPSKATEEIHRMDFVLPEDTTEYFLRTKAGGVCFKPGTKTLEKPPSGRPEEKAEAGEGASARGPGRQLLSARERPGGRGARRKWVECVCLPGWHGPSCGVPTVVQYSNLPTKERLVPREVPRRVINAININHEFDLLDVRFHELGDVVDAFVVCESNFTAYGEPRPLKFREMLTNGTFEYIRHKVLYVFLDHFPLGGRQDGWIADDYLRTFLTQDGVSRLRNLRPDDVFIIDDADEIPARDGVLFLKLYDGWTEPFAFHMRKSLYGFFWKQPGTLEVVSGCTVDMLQTVYGLDGIRLRRRQYYTMPNFRQYENRTGHILVQWSLGSPLHFAGWHCSWCFTPEGIYFKLVSAQNGDFPRWGDYEDKRDLNYIRSLIRTGGWFDGTQQEYPPADPSEHMYAPKYLLKNYHQFRYLLDNPYQEPKSTADGGRRSKRPEGRPPSRSKLDVVEG